From Herbaspirillum sp. WKF16:
AAAAGCCGCTTCCGGGGAAGCGGCTTTTTCATGGGCGACGGCTTTACGTCAAGACATCAGCCGGCGCACTTGGCGCCCTGCCCCGCCTGCAAGGCCCGCACATTGGCGGCGATGGCGTCGGCCACATCGGCCACCGCCTTTTGCATGGCCAGCACCACATCGCCTACGGCCGCGCCGGTCACCGGGGTGACCACCGTCATGCGGCAGACGGCGCTCTTGCGGTCGTCCGAACGCGTCACGGTCCAGCCGAAGCTGGCCTGGACCTGGCCGCCGCGCACCGCGTCCAGATCGCGCAACTCGGCCGCGATGCGGTAGCTGACCTGGTCGGCCGGGCGGCCGCTGCGGGAAATGTCGATGGCGCCGAGACGGCTGGCCACGCCCGCCGCCAGCGCGTCACGCAGCTCGCTGTTGAAGGGCGAGGACCAGCGCTCCTGCTCCAGCACGTCGACCCGTGCGGCATCGCTGCGCA
This genomic window contains:
- a CDS encoding PqiC family protein produces the protein MPINKRTRLTSLAVAALASALLAACGSSPPAQFYTLAAPPAGAGAQAAQGPQTFIEVMPVAVPDRLARPQLVVRSDAARVDVLEQERWSSPFNSELRDALAAGVASRLGAIDISRSGRPADQVSYRIAAELRDLDAVRGGQVQASFGWTVTRSDDRKSAVCRMTVVTPVTGAAVGDVVLAMQKAVADVADAIAANVRALQAGQGAKCAG